Proteins encoded by one window of Filimonas effusa:
- the rlmN gene encoding 23S rRNA (adenine(2503)-C(2))-methyltransferase RlmN: protein MAMQQQNIRHLSLPELEAYFLEMGAQKFRAKQVYEWIWQKHAHSFNAMTNLSKELRNQLAENFTLPALSFDATQHSNDGTIKSRFKTVEGHLVEGVLIPTDERKTACVSSQVGCSLSCKFCATGYMDRKRNLHYDEIYDQVVLINQQSEEAYGKKLSNIVFMGMGEPLLNYNNVLKAIERISAEDGLGMSPRRITVSTAGVAKMIRKLGDDKVRFKLALSLHAANDKKRNEIMPVNESNNIKALIDALNYFYKQTGNEITLEYILFQNFNDSLEDAAELVRVFRQIPADLVNIIEYNTIDAFQFSKPDEDTVEAFMQYLEKNRVNARLRRSRGKDIDAACGQLANKES from the coding sequence ATGGCAATGCAGCAACAGAATATCCGGCACCTTAGCCTGCCGGAATTAGAGGCGTACTTCCTGGAAATGGGAGCTCAGAAATTCAGGGCAAAACAGGTCTATGAGTGGATCTGGCAGAAACATGCACATAGCTTCAACGCTATGACCAACCTGAGTAAGGAACTGAGAAACCAGCTGGCCGAAAACTTTACATTGCCCGCCCTCTCTTTCGATGCCACACAGCATAGTAACGACGGCACCATAAAAAGCCGCTTCAAAACAGTGGAAGGACATCTCGTCGAAGGGGTGCTCATCCCTACCGACGAACGCAAAACCGCCTGCGTATCCTCACAGGTAGGCTGCAGCCTTAGCTGCAAATTCTGCGCAACGGGCTATATGGACCGGAAAAGAAATCTTCATTACGACGAGATCTACGACCAGGTAGTGCTCATCAACCAGCAAAGCGAAGAAGCCTACGGTAAAAAACTGTCCAATATTGTATTTATGGGCATGGGCGAACCCCTGCTTAACTACAATAACGTCCTTAAAGCCATTGAAAGAATATCGGCTGAGGATGGTCTGGGCATGAGCCCGCGGCGTATTACGGTTTCTACAGCAGGCGTTGCCAAAATGATCAGGAAACTGGGAGACGATAAAGTACGCTTTAAACTCGCCCTGTCCCTGCACGCCGCAAACGATAAAAAGCGGAATGAGATCATGCCGGTTAATGAAAGCAACAACATCAAAGCACTGATCGACGCGCTGAATTATTTTTATAAACAAACAGGCAACGAAATCACCCTGGAATATATTCTCTTTCAGAATTTTAACGATAGTTTAGAAGATGCCGCCGAACTGGTGCGCGTATTCAGGCAAATACCAGCCGATCTCGTTAACATCATTGAATATAATACAATAGACGCCTTCCAGTTTTCAAAACCCGATGAAGATACTGTTGAAGCATTCATGCAATACCTCGAGAAAAACCGCGTCAACGCAAGGCTTCGCAGAAGCAGGGGAAAAGATATAGATGCAGCATGCGGACAGCTCGCCAACAAGGAGTCTTAG
- the hisS gene encoding histidine--tRNA ligase, producing the protein MKPTLPQGTRDFSAAVVRKRNYIFNTIRNVFELYGFQPLETPAMENMETLMGKYGDEGDKLIFKILNNGLSEKQNTARADFEQVLEGKNTKAITERALRYDLTIPFARYVAMNHGQLTFPFKRYQIQPVWRADRPQRGRYREFYQCDADVVGSQSLLNEVELTAIYATVFSKLGIPVEIRINSRKILAALAELCGGQEQLTAITVAIDKLDKIGLEKVKAELEQRGLQPEQVAIIETYLQIDGSNEERMQQLISLMAGNETAARGIEELTYILAQTGNLAASGASSAEVITDFTLARGLNYYTGVIFEIKAKNVNMGSIGGGGRYDDLTGLFGVPNLPGVGISFGVDRIYDVMEELQLFPEEVQTGTQVLFFNLGTAESNQAFKLMQSLRSNGIRCELFHESAKFDKQFKYAEKKTIRYAVILGSKELEENTCVVRDLQNGEQKALPQTQLTASLFE; encoded by the coding sequence ATGAAGCCTACCCTTCCACAAGGCACAAGAGATTTTAGCGCAGCAGTTGTAAGAAAGCGCAATTATATATTTAATACCATCCGTAACGTATTTGAACTCTATGGTTTCCAACCCCTCGAAACGCCAGCCATGGAAAACATGGAAACCCTGATGGGTAAATATGGCGACGAAGGCGACAAGCTCATCTTCAAAATCCTCAACAATGGCCTGAGCGAAAAACAAAATACGGCACGCGCCGATTTTGAACAGGTGCTCGAAGGCAAAAACACGAAAGCCATCACAGAACGTGCCCTCCGCTACGATCTTACCATTCCCTTTGCCCGCTATGTAGCCATGAACCACGGACAACTAACCTTCCCTTTTAAACGCTACCAGATTCAGCCCGTATGGCGCGCCGATCGCCCGCAACGCGGCCGCTACCGCGAGTTCTATCAATGCGACGCCGACGTCGTAGGCAGCCAGTCGCTGTTGAATGAAGTAGAACTTACCGCTATCTATGCTACTGTTTTCAGCAAACTGGGCATCCCGGTAGAAATACGCATCAACAGCCGTAAAATACTTGCCGCCCTCGCTGAGCTTTGCGGCGGACAGGAACAACTCACCGCTATCACGGTTGCTATAGATAAATTGGATAAGATAGGGCTTGAAAAGGTAAAGGCCGAACTGGAACAACGTGGCTTACAACCTGAACAGGTTGCTATCATTGAAACCTATCTGCAGATCGATGGCAGTAACGAAGAAAGAATGCAGCAACTTATTTCTCTGATGGCTGGAAATGAAACCGCCGCCAGGGGAATAGAGGAGCTGACCTATATATTGGCGCAAACAGGTAACCTCGCGGCTTCCGGTGCTTCCAGCGCCGAAGTGATCACAGATTTCACCCTGGCACGCGGTCTTAACTATTATACCGGTGTCATCTTCGAAATAAAAGCTAAAAACGTAAATATGGGCAGCATCGGCGGCGGCGGCCGCTACGACGACCTTACCGGGTTGTTTGGCGTACCCAACCTGCCAGGTGTAGGTATCAGCTTCGGCGTCGACCGCATTTATGATGTAATGGAAGAATTACAGTTGTTCCCCGAAGAAGTACAAACAGGAACACAGGTCCTGTTTTTCAACCTCGGCACAGCCGAAAGCAACCAGGCGTTTAAACTGATGCAGTCGCTGCGCAGCAACGGCATCCGCTGCGAATTGTTTCACGAGTCAGCCAAATTCGACAAACAGTTTAAATACGCAGAAAAGAAAACCATCCGCTACGCAGTGATCCTCGGCAGCAAAGAACTGGAAGAAAATACCTGCGTAGTACGTGATCTTCAAAACGGAGAACAAAAAGCACTGCCCCAAACACAACTCACAGCTTCGTTATTTGAATAA
- a CDS encoding NADH-quinone oxidoreductase subunit B — protein sequence MSRPVRFNIHPKQPDIHNNVAIAEMPPGLGGEGYFATSLESVVGLARKNSLWPLPFATSCCGIEFMATMASHYDLGRFGAERMGFTPRQCDLLMVMGTISKKMAPVLRQVYLQMAEPRWVLAVGACASSGGIFDSYSVLQGIDQVIPVDVYVPGCPPRPEAILDGILRIQDLVHAESLRRRNSEHYKALLNSYGIQ from the coding sequence ATGTCTCGTCCGGTACGTTTTAACATTCATCCGAAGCAACCAGATATTCACAATAACGTGGCTATTGCAGAAATGCCTCCGGGATTAGGCGGAGAAGGGTATTTTGCAACTTCCCTGGAAAGTGTGGTAGGTTTAGCCCGTAAAAACTCACTCTGGCCGTTGCCGTTTGCAACTTCCTGCTGTGGTATTGAGTTCATGGCTACCATGGCTTCTCACTACGATCTTGGCCGTTTTGGTGCAGAAAGGATGGGGTTCACCCCCCGCCAGTGCGACCTGTTGATGGTTATGGGAACGATTTCGAAGAAAATGGCTCCTGTTTTACGCCAGGTATATCTGCAAATGGCTGAACCCCGCTGGGTACTGGCAGTTGGTGCCTGTGCATCGTCGGGGGGGATCTTTGATTCTTACTCTGTGTTACAGGGAATTGACCAGGTCATTCCTGTTGACGTATATGTTCCCGGCTGTCCTCCCCGTCCTGAAGCTATTCTCGACGGTATTCTCCGGATCCAGGACCTGGTACATGCCGAAAGCCTGCGCCGCAGGAACAGCGAGCATTACAAAGCGCTGTTGAACAGCTATGGAATACAGTAG
- a CDS encoding thiolase family protein, translating into MRTCYIIDAVRTPVGRYGGKLSRMRPDDLLAHVIKALMTRNAGVDPAVIEDVIAGAANQAGEDNRNVARMAALLAGLPVTTAGITVNRLCASGLQSIMDAARAIMCGEGLFYIAGGAESMTRAPFVMAKGETAWSRQPEMYDTTLGWRFVNPRLSAAYHPYTMGETAENVARQWKIGREQQDIFALRSQEAYARALEKNKWQDEIAPVMVTENKEQRLFDSDEHPRKTSLEQLASLKPAFAADGSVTAGNSSGINDGAAALLLASEAAVKQFNLQPMARVVSMAVAGVDPSVMGIGPVPASQKALARAGLSVNDLALTELNEAFAAQSLACMQELQLNPDTVNVNGGAIAIGHPLGCSGSRIAATLLHEMKRSGGRYGLASMCIGVGQGAAMIFERM; encoded by the coding sequence ATGAGAACTTGCTATATAATTGATGCCGTGCGTACTCCGGTGGGGAGGTATGGCGGAAAGTTAAGCAGGATGCGTCCTGACGACCTGCTTGCGCATGTGATAAAAGCGCTTATGACGAGAAATGCGGGGGTGGATCCTGCTGTTATCGAGGATGTTATTGCGGGTGCTGCCAACCAGGCGGGTGAAGACAACCGCAATGTTGCCCGGATGGCGGCATTATTGGCCGGCCTGCCGGTAACCACTGCCGGCATAACGGTTAACCGATTATGTGCCAGTGGTTTACAATCTATTATGGATGCTGCCCGTGCTATCATGTGTGGCGAAGGGCTTTTTTACATAGCGGGTGGCGCTGAAAGTATGACCCGCGCTCCGTTTGTAATGGCCAAGGGCGAAACTGCATGGAGCCGGCAGCCTGAAATGTATGATACCACTTTGGGCTGGCGTTTTGTGAATCCGCGCCTGTCGGCGGCTTATCATCCTTATACGATGGGAGAAACGGCTGAAAATGTAGCAAGGCAATGGAAGATCGGCCGTGAACAGCAGGATATTTTCGCCTTGCGTTCGCAGGAGGCTTATGCCCGTGCGCTGGAGAAAAACAAGTGGCAGGATGAGATAGCGCCGGTGATGGTAACCGAAAATAAAGAGCAGCGTCTTTTTGACAGCGACGAGCATCCGCGAAAGACTTCATTGGAACAGCTGGCTTCCCTGAAGCCTGCTTTTGCAGCCGACGGCTCTGTTACAGCGGGTAATTCGAGCGGGATCAATGATGGTGCGGCTGCGTTATTACTGGCCAGTGAAGCGGCTGTAAAACAGTTTAACCTGCAACCTATGGCGCGGGTGGTAAGTATGGCCGTAGCCGGGGTAGATCCTTCTGTTATGGGAATTGGTCCCGTGCCGGCGTCGCAAAAGGCGCTTGCGAGGGCCGGGCTTTCGGTTAACGATCTGGCGCTTACCGAGCTGAATGAGGCGTTTGCTGCTCAAAGCCTGGCTTGTATGCAGGAATTGCAGCTTAACCCGGATACTGTTAATGTGAATGGTGGCGCTATTGCCATTGGGCATCCGCTGGGATGCAGTGGCAGCCGTATTGCTGCTACCTTATTACATGAAATGAAAAGAAGTGGGGGAAGGTATGGGCTGGCATCGATGTGTATAGGAGTGGGGCAGGGGGCGGCGATGATATTTGAGCGGATGTAA
- a CDS encoding NADH-quinone oxidoreductase subunit C — protein MELTNEYIKQRLEDKFGEQVTQFETPYGMFSFETTKENNLKVLQFLYDEPELGFQFLTDITAVHYPDQEGRELAVVYHLHNLAQNVRIRFKIFMPISQPDVFTATSLFACANWMERETYDFYGVNFVGHPNLKRILNVDEMDYFPMRKEFPLEDQTRADKDDDMFGRGGNIF, from the coding sequence ATGGAACTAACCAACGAGTATATCAAGCAGCGGCTGGAAGACAAATTTGGCGAACAGGTAACACAGTTCGAAACGCCTTATGGTATGTTTAGCTTTGAAACTACCAAGGAGAACAATCTCAAAGTATTACAGTTCCTTTACGATGAACCGGAACTGGGCTTCCAGTTCCTTACCGATATCACTGCAGTACACTATCCTGACCAGGAAGGAAGGGAGCTGGCTGTAGTTTACCATTTGCACAACCTTGCACAAAATGTAAGGATCCGTTTTAAGATATTCATGCCTATTTCCCAGCCTGATGTATTTACGGCTACCAGCCTGTTTGCCTGCGCCAACTGGATGGAAAGGGAGACCTACGATTTCTATGGTGTCAATTTTGTTGGCCATCCGAATCTGAAACGTATTTTAAACGTCGATGAAATGGATTATTTCCCTATGCGTAAAGAGTTTCCGCTGGAAGACCAGACCCGCGCAGATAAGGACGACGACATGTTTGGCAGGGGGGGAAATATCTTTTAA
- a CDS encoding tetratricopeptide repeat protein has product MKKTALTLLALAFATGLTLAQSVDDGIKFLYYQKTKSAKEAFQKVVNDKPKDAYAIYWLGQAFLEDDDIAAAKALYQKALTDGVNEPWIWLGMGHVETLEHADINTVKQKFEQAITATTATKGKNKGNPDPAILTAIGRAFADGSSKTGDPQYAIDKLKKAVELDTKSPEPYIYMGICYLKLGGDRGGEAVEAFREATVRVPNYAAGFFRIGYIYQSQNNTEAMNEWYGKAIAADPAYAPVYFAYFDFYKNRDVNAAKEFLDKYVQYADQDCKTDYFVADYLFRAGKYQESLDKGKAMESGPCKDFPQVQVLYAYNYDRLGDSVAAETAMNKFLSVAPANIVTADHYVQAAKISARFPGKEDVAAGYLNKAIDLDTSKVNQAAYANTGATIFGKANRYGRQLKWYMRALTIKGETPSEAEYYRLSKAAYDAVNASTDTAAVAELFPIADSITNAYITAFPDKPQGYSYRVLIAKKADRDSTQGLALPAIEQYNAFLMKDSVANKKVVYLNDYYLLIYYTQYVKNISKEEGYKKAIEIAGKMQGLYPDAASEENKFATQTKNQLQSALDRYEKSQQQSGGRSNGAGK; this is encoded by the coding sequence ATGAAGAAGACAGCTTTAACATTGTTGGCGTTAGCATTTGCCACTGGACTAACACTGGCCCAGTCGGTAGATGACGGCATCAAGTTCCTGTACTATCAGAAAACCAAGAGTGCTAAGGAAGCCTTTCAGAAAGTAGTAAATGACAAACCCAAAGATGCATATGCTATTTACTGGTTAGGTCAGGCCTTCCTCGAGGATGATGATATTGCTGCAGCAAAGGCGCTTTACCAGAAAGCCCTTACCGATGGAGTGAATGAACCGTGGATCTGGCTGGGTATGGGTCATGTAGAGACTCTTGAACATGCCGATATTAATACGGTAAAACAAAAGTTTGAGCAGGCGATCACAGCAACCACAGCTACAAAAGGCAAAAACAAGGGTAATCCTGATCCTGCTATATTAACTGCTATTGGCCGTGCCTTTGCAGATGGGAGCAGTAAAACCGGCGACCCTCAGTATGCTATCGATAAACTGAAAAAAGCAGTTGAGCTGGACACCAAGTCTCCCGAACCCTATATTTATATGGGGATCTGTTACCTGAAATTAGGTGGCGACCGGGGTGGTGAAGCCGTAGAAGCTTTTCGTGAAGCAACTGTACGCGTTCCCAACTATGCAGCAGGTTTCTTCCGTATAGGTTATATCTACCAAAGCCAGAACAACACCGAAGCGATGAACGAGTGGTATGGTAAGGCTATTGCGGCTGATCCTGCCTATGCTCCGGTATACTTTGCTTATTTCGACTTTTACAAGAACAGAGATGTAAATGCTGCGAAAGAGTTCCTGGATAAGTATGTACAATATGCCGACCAGGATTGCAAAACCGATTATTTCGTAGCCGACTACCTGTTCCGTGCCGGTAAATACCAGGAATCACTGGACAAGGGTAAAGCTATGGAGTCTGGTCCTTGTAAAGATTTTCCCCAGGTGCAGGTATTGTATGCTTACAACTACGACAGGTTAGGTGATTCTGTAGCGGCTGAAACTGCTATGAATAAGTTTCTGAGTGTTGCTCCTGCGAACATCGTTACTGCCGATCACTATGTACAGGCTGCTAAAATTTCTGCCAGGTTTCCTGGTAAGGAAGATGTGGCTGCAGGTTACCTGAACAAAGCTATCGACCTCGATACCAGCAAAGTGAACCAGGCTGCTTACGCCAACACCGGCGCTACCATCTTTGGTAAAGCAAACAGGTATGGCCGTCAGCTGAAATGGTATATGCGTGCTTTAACCATCAAAGGAGAAACTCCTTCGGAAGCTGAATACTACCGTTTGAGCAAAGCAGCTTACGATGCTGTGAATGCAAGTACGGATACTGCGGCTGTTGCTGAGCTGTTCCCTATCGCCGATTCTATCACCAACGCTTATATTACTGCTTTTCCTGATAAACCACAAGGTTATTCTTACCGTGTGCTTATCGCCAAGAAAGCTGACAGAGACTCTACCCAGGGGCTGGCTTTACCTGCTATCGAGCAGTACAACGCTTTCCTGATGAAAGATTCTGTTGCCAATAAGAAAGTGGTTTACCTGAATGATTATTACTTACTGATCTATTACACACAGTATGTAAAAAACATTTCTAAAGAAGAAGGGTACAAAAAAGCGATAGAGATCGCTGGTAAAATGCAGGGTTTATATCCTGATGCAGCTTCAGAAGAGAACAAGTTTGCAACGCAAACCAAAAATCAACTGCAAAGTGCATTAGACAGATACGAAAAAAGTCAGCAGCAATCCGGTGGCAGATCCAACGGTGCTGGAAAATAA
- a CDS encoding efflux RND transporter periplasmic adaptor subunit, with protein MIRKNTLCFFTAMALCAIACRSNNENKSTGSELQEVPVVQILKKDTIIHTNYVAAIEARRNVELRAKVQGYLEQIYVDEGQEVKEGQLLFKLNDKEYRLALDKAKANLANMQAEAKAASLEAQRVSGLVTKKIISSTELDLAKTRVRSAEAKVAEAQALESEAAHHLSYTAIYAPFSGVIDRIPLRSGSLVNEGALLTTVSDLSTVHAYFNVSENEYLQILQSNGNEKKNDALNSTVELFLSNGNKYAHKGIIKTMEGQIDAGTGSIAFRASFPNPNHLLKHGSTGKIVVTTPVQEVLLVPQKAVFEIQDKNYVYVVEKNNVVTMRNFIPSVRINDYYIVQSGLSNGDNIVLEGVQSIKNGMRIQPRTVQNDSLLAQRLK; from the coding sequence ATGATACGGAAGAATACACTCTGTTTTTTCACGGCTATGGCTTTGTGTGCCATTGCATGCCGTTCCAATAACGAAAACAAATCCACCGGCAGCGAACTCCAGGAAGTCCCTGTCGTTCAGATCCTGAAAAAAGACACCATCATACATACCAACTACGTCGCAGCTATCGAAGCAAGACGTAACGTAGAATTAAGAGCCAAAGTACAGGGCTATCTCGAGCAGATCTACGTCGATGAAGGTCAGGAAGTAAAAGAAGGACAACTGTTGTTTAAACTCAACGACAAAGAATACCGCCTCGCCCTCGACAAAGCAAAAGCCAACCTCGCCAATATGCAGGCCGAAGCCAAAGCAGCTTCACTGGAAGCACAAAGGGTAAGCGGACTGGTAACGAAAAAGATCATTTCATCAACCGAACTCGATCTTGCCAAAACCAGGGTCCGGTCAGCCGAAGCCAAAGTAGCCGAAGCCCAGGCACTCGAATCCGAAGCAGCACATCACCTTTCCTATACCGCTATCTATGCGCCATTCTCCGGCGTAATAGACCGTATCCCCCTCAGAAGCGGCAGCCTTGTGAATGAAGGTGCACTACTCACAACCGTATCGGACCTCAGCACCGTTCACGCCTATTTCAACGTGTCTGAAAACGAATACCTCCAGATCCTGCAGTCCAATGGCAATGAAAAGAAAAACGATGCATTGAACAGCACCGTGGAACTCTTCCTCTCCAACGGCAATAAGTACGCCCATAAAGGCATCATCAAAACCATGGAAGGACAAATTGATGCAGGTACAGGCTCCATCGCTTTCCGCGCCAGCTTCCCCAATCCCAATCACCTGCTGAAACATGGCTCTACCGGTAAAATCGTTGTCACCACGCCTGTTCAGGAAGTGCTGCTGGTTCCGCAAAAAGCCGTCTTCGAGATCCAGGATAAAAACTACGTGTACGTAGTAGAAAAAAACAACGTAGTAACCATGCGCAATTTCATTCCAAGTGTGCGCATCAACGACTACTACATTGTTCAGTCGGGCCTCTCCAATGGAGATAACATTGTGCTGGAAGGTGTACAGTCTATCAAAAACGGTATGCGCATTCAACCCAGAACCGTCCAAAACGATAGCCTGCTTGCACAACGATTGAAGTAG
- a CDS encoding Panacea domain-containing protein, whose product MSYPASLIAYYLVKKGIEEGNPLSQMKLQKMVYFAHGIHMALHKEALVSEKFQAWKFGPVVPDIYHAYKLYGSDPIASTEWVVDHNAKEAGLSLLNEEAIKTLDFTWDSLKDFNAIKLSNWTHQPGSPWSKNYNPNINDIAIPNTEIADYFKQFVVTNEE is encoded by the coding sequence ATGTCTTATCCAGCATCTTTAATCGCTTATTACCTGGTAAAAAAGGGTATAGAGGAAGGAAATCCTCTGAGCCAGATGAAGTTGCAAAAAATGGTCTATTTTGCTCATGGCATACATATGGCCCTACATAAAGAGGCATTGGTAAGCGAAAAATTCCAGGCCTGGAAGTTTGGGCCTGTTGTGCCGGATATTTATCATGCCTATAAGTTATATGGCAGTGATCCTATTGCTTCTACTGAATGGGTTGTAGATCATAATGCCAAGGAAGCGGGGCTTTCCCTTCTTAATGAGGAGGCTATTAAAACCCTTGATTTTACCTGGGATAGTCTTAAGGATTTCAATGCTATCAAACTTTCGAACTGGACACATCAGCCGGGGTCGCCCTGGTCTAAAAATTACAATCCCAATATCAACGATATAGCTATTCCCAATACAGAAATAGCGGATTACTTCAAACAGTTTGTTGTAACCAATGAAGAATGA
- a CDS encoding PstS family phosphate ABC transporter substrate-binding protein, whose translation MIIKKIIGIAAGVIFLQSCDDSRTAGEQYYDSPKQGRIHISVDESFKPVIEEQIKVYKSAFPDAEIVPEYKSEADCFRDLQTDSTRLIIVARGLNEEEIAFYKNKLGYKPVFDVLAFDAVDLVVNIESQDTVYTMERIRRLLSGEEKKTVVVDGNNATSAVRYLMDSVLRGAKFGGNVTAAKGSKAVLEYIAADKNAVGFIGSSWFGNDQDPEQKAWNSKIKMALVECKNCEKDIFAKPSQATLSYGQYPLVRPLFYILKENSTGLGTGLINFMSLERGQLIFRRAYLVPAQMYFGVRKGDLSE comes from the coding sequence ATGATAATAAAGAAAATCATTGGAATAGCGGCAGGGGTAATATTTTTACAGAGCTGTGATGATTCGAGAACAGCTGGTGAACAGTATTATGACTCTCCCAAGCAAGGCAGGATACATATAAGTGTTGATGAGAGTTTTAAGCCGGTTATCGAAGAACAAATAAAAGTTTATAAATCAGCTTTTCCCGATGCTGAAATTGTGCCTGAATATAAATCTGAAGCGGATTGTTTCAGAGATCTGCAAACGGATAGTACGAGGCTTATAATTGTTGCAAGAGGGTTAAATGAGGAAGAGATAGCTTTCTATAAAAACAAATTGGGTTACAAGCCCGTATTTGATGTTCTGGCCTTTGATGCAGTAGACCTGGTGGTAAATATTGAGTCGCAGGACACGGTGTATACGATGGAACGAATTCGCAGACTGTTGTCGGGTGAGGAGAAGAAGACGGTGGTGGTGGATGGTAATAATGCTACCAGTGCGGTGAGATACCTGATGGATTCGGTGCTTAGAGGCGCGAAATTCGGTGGAAACGTTACTGCAGCGAAGGGGAGTAAGGCGGTATTGGAATATATTGCGGCCGACAAAAATGCTGTAGGTTTTATAGGATCGAGCTGGTTTGGAAACGACCAGGATCCTGAGCAGAAGGCCTGGAACAGCAAAATTAAAATGGCGCTCGTTGAATGTAAGAATTGCGAAAAAGATATATTCGCGAAACCTTCACAAGCAACTTTGTCATATGGCCAATACCCCTTGGTACGACCTTTGTTTTATATACTCAAAGAGAATTCAACCGGTCTTGGCACAGGTTTAATCAACTTTATGAGTCTGGAAAGAGGTCAGCTAATCTTTAGAAGAGCCTACCTGGTCCCCGCACAAATGTATTTTGGCGTTCGTAAGGGAGATCTATCGGAATAG
- a CDS encoding low molecular weight protein-tyrosine-phosphatase codes for MKILMVCLGNICRSPLAEGILRHKIKQHKLNWEVASAGTGGYHTGEAPHKLSQKVALYNGIDISGQCARQFEASDMLSYDYIYVMDASNYQDVKRMSGRSWDPSKTDLLLNELYPGQHRGVPDPWYGGEEGYHEVFELIDKACDNIILKFKA; via the coding sequence ATGAAAATTCTAATGGTATGCCTCGGGAATATTTGCAGAAGCCCGCTGGCAGAAGGTATTCTCAGACATAAAATAAAACAGCACAAACTGAACTGGGAAGTGGCAAGCGCAGGAACCGGAGGTTATCATACAGGCGAAGCGCCCCATAAATTATCGCAGAAAGTAGCTTTATATAATGGCATAGATATCAGCGGCCAGTGCGCCAGGCAGTTCGAAGCCAGCGATATGTTATCATATGATTACATTTACGTGATGGACGCCTCCAACTACCAGGATGTGAAAAGAATGAGCGGCAGATCTTGGGATCCCTCCAAAACAGATTTACTGCTTAACGAACTTTACCCCGGCCAGCATCGCGGCGTTCCCGACCCCTGGTATGGCGGCGAAGAAGGTTATCACGAGGTATTTGAGTTGATCGATAAAGCCTGCGATAACATCATCCTGAAATTCAAGGCATAA
- a CDS encoding NADH-quinone oxidoreductase subunit A has translation MDLMTLLVEPPLNNATNYFPIGVQFLFAIGFVVVMMFVTHWLGPKRKTGDKLANFASGIESHGDARHPVAIKYFLVAILFVLFDVEVIFFYPYAVNFKMLGWGGFWAVMMFVSFFVIGFFYIIKKGALQWED, from the coding sequence ATGGATCTAATGACACTTTTGGTTGAACCGCCATTGAACAATGCAACAAACTATTTTCCTATTGGTGTACAGTTCCTGTTCGCTATTGGGTTTGTAGTGGTTATGATGTTTGTAACCCATTGGCTGGGTCCCAAGCGTAAAACAGGTGATAAACTGGCAAATTTCGCCAGTGGTATTGAAAGTCATGGTGATGCGCGTCATCCTGTTGCTATCAAGTACTTCCTGGTAGCGATTCTTTTCGTGCTTTTTGACGTAGAGGTTATATTTTTCTATCCTTACGCTGTTAATTTTAAGATGTTGGGATGGGGTGGATTTTGGGCTGTGATGATGTTTGTGAGCTTTTTCGTTATTGGATTTTTCTACATTATTAAGAAAGGGGCTCTTCAGTGGGAGGATTAA